The following coding sequences are from one Drosophila gunungcola strain Sukarami chromosome 3L unlocalized genomic scaffold, Dgunungcola_SK_2 000014F, whole genome shotgun sequence window:
- the LOC128259937 gene encoding 26S proteasome non-ATPase regulatory subunit 2, translating into MTGETKQEKKQPQPAATGGDAKDPKAKKDEKKDGKDKEQQPELSDEDQQLQEELELLVQHLQEPDAKLYQPTLEMMAKLIRASTTSMTSVPKPLKFMRPHYDTMKTVYKHMPDEQSRQLCADIISVLSMTMGSGKDCLAYRFLCDRKQRIGDWGHEYVRHLSGEISAHYHDTTGDFRVQLIELVKQIIPYNMEHNAEADACDLLIEIDHLHLLGDYVDESAYPRVCLYLQSCYPYVPEPDNTIILETALQLSRKFTQHTQAMRLALMLNDMDKIGEIFKEPKEPAMQKQLAFMLARQQICLELDESVPDYDDLMEIMSNANLNKHFLNLARELDIMEPKTPEDIYKSHLDNSRSRFASIQVDSAKQNLAASFVNGFVNAGFGVDKLLSEDGNKWLYKNKEHGMLSATASLGLILLWDVDGGLTMIDKYLYSTDDNIKSGALLACGIVNCGIRNEVDPAHALLSDYIDNQNSCMRVGAILGLGIAYAGSNRSIVIDTLKTVFSFGSNNKSSASVEILGITALSLGLISVGSCNAEITEILLQTIMGLTKSDLKDTYTRFLFLGLGLLYLGRQKSTEAVMMTLEVLEEPHRSMATTMVDICAYAGTGNVLKIQQLLHICSDHYETTSADDEKEKSKKDKGKDKDKEKEKEKEKEREKDLSATQSIAVLGIALIAMGEDIGAEMAYRSFGNLLRYCEPAIRRAVPLALGLISASNPKLNIIDTLSKFSHDSDAEVAHNAIFAMGLVGAGTNNARLASMLRQLAQYHSKDPSNLFMVRIAQSLTHLGKGTLSLSPYHSDRQLMNPMAVAGLMATLVSLLDVKNLILNRSHYLLYTLVPAMQARMLITFDEELNQLQVPVRVGIAIDVVGQAGKPKTITGFQTHTTPVLLAIGERAELATDEYLALTPVMEGFVILKKNPNFVK; encoded by the exons ATGACGGGCGAAACCAAGCAGGAGAAGAAGCAGCCGCAGCCGGCGGCCACAGGCGGCGATGCGAAGGATCCGAAGGCCAAGAAGGACGAGAAGAAGGACGGCAAGGATAAGGAGCAGCAGCCGGAGCTGTCGGACGAGGACCAGCAGTTGCAGGAGGAGCTGGAACTGCTGGTGCAGCACCTGCAGGAGCCGGACGCGAAGCTTTACCAACCGACGCTGGAGATGATGGCCAAGTTGATCCGGGCCTCCACCACGTCAATGACCTCGGTCCCCAAGCCGCTGAAGTTCATGCGTCCGCACTACGACACCATGAAGACGGTCTACAAGCACATGCCGGATGAGCAGTCCCGCCAGCTGTGCGCCGACATCATCTCAGTGCTCTCCATGACCATGGGCAGCGGCAAGGATTGCCTGGCCTACCGGTTCCTCTGCGATCGCAAGCAGCGCATCGGCGACTGGGGCCACGAGTATGTGCGTCATCTCTCGGGCGAGATATCCGCCCACTATCACGACACCACTGGCGATTTCCGTGTCCAGCTCATCGAGCTGGTCAAGCAGATCATCCCCTACAACATGGAGCACAATGCCGAGGCGGATGCCTGCGATCTGCTCATCGAAATCGATCACCTGCACCTGCTGGGCGACTACGTGGACGAATCGGCCTATCCGCGCGTCTGCCTCTACCTGCAGTCCTGCTATCCCTATGTCCCCGAGCCGGACAACACCATCATCTTGGAAACGGCCCTGCAGCTGTCGCGCAAATTCACCCAGCACACACAGGCCATGCGACTGGCCCTGATGCTCAACGACATGGACAAGATCGGCGAGATATTCAAGGAGCCCAAGGAGCCGGCCATGCAGAAGCAGCTGGCCTTCATGCTGGCACGCCAGCAGATTTGCCTGGAGCTGGACGAGTCGGTGCCGGACTACGACGACCTGATGGAGATCATGTCCAATGCTAATCTGAACAAGCACTTCCTGAATCTGGCCCGCGAGCTGGACATCATGGAGCCCAAGACGCCGGAGGATATTTACAAGTCGCATCTGGACAACTCGCGCTCCCGCTTCGCCTCGATCCAAGTGGACTCGGCCAAGCAGAATCTGGCGGCCAGCTTTGTAAATGGCTTCGTCAATGCCGGCTTTGGCGTCGATAAGTTACTGTCGGAGGATGGCAACAAGTGGCTGTACAAGAACAAGGAGCACGGCATGCTCTCGGCCACCGCCTCGCTGGGTCTGATCCTTCTGTGGGACGTCGATGGCGGCCTGACCATGATCGACAAGTACTTGTACTCCACCGACGACAACATCAAGTCCGGCGCCTTGCTGGCCTGCGGAATCGTCAACTGCGGCATTCGTAACGAGGTCGATCCAGCCCATGCCCTGCTCTCCGACTACATCGACAACCAGAACTCCTGCATGCGTGTTGGCGCCATCCTTGGCCTGGGCATCGCCTACGCCGGCTCCAACCGCTCCATTGTGATCGACACGTTGAAGACGGTCTTCTCCtttggcagcaacaacaagagctCGGCCAGCGTGGAGATCCTGGGCATCACGGCCCTGTCGCTGGGTCTGATCAGCGTTGGCTCCTGCAATGCGGAAATCACCGAGATCCTGCTGCAGACCATCATGGGACTGACCAAGTCGGACCTCAAGGACACCTACACTAGGTTCCTGTTCTTGGGACTCGGCTTGCTGTACTTGGGCCGCCAGAAGTCCACCGAGGCCGTCATGATGACCCTGGAGGTTCTGGAGGAGCCGCACCGCAGCATGGCCACCACCATGGTGGACATTTGCGCATATGCCGGCACTGGCAATGTGCTCAAGATCCAGCAGTTGCTCCACATCTGCTCCGATCACTATGAGACCACCAGCGCCGATGACGAGAAGGAAAAGAGCAAGAAGGACAAGGGCAAGGACAAG GACAAGGAGAAGGAAAAGGAGAAGGAAAAGGAGCGCGAGAAGGACTTGTCGGCCACTCAATCGATCGCCGTGCTGGGCATTGCCCTGATCGCCATGGGTGAGGACATTGGCGCCGAGATGGCGTACCGCTCCTTTGGCAACCTGCTGCGCTATTGCGAGCCGGCAATCCGGCGGGCCGTCCCACTGGCCCTGGGCCTGATCTCCGCCTCCAATCCCAAGCTAAACATCATCGACACGCTGAGCAAGTTCTCGCACGACAGCGATGCCGAGGTGGCCCACAACGCGATCTTTGCCATGGGCCTGGTGGGCGCCGGCACGAACAACGCCCGCCTGGCCTCCATGCTGCGCCAGTTGGCGCAGTACCATTCGAAGGATCCCAGCAATCTGTTCATGGTCCGTATTGCCCAGAGTCTGACGCACTTGGGCAAGGGCACCCTGTCGTTGAGTCCCTACCACAGCGATCGCCAGCTGATGAACCCCATGGCCGTTGCTGGCCTGATGGCCACGCTGGTGTCCCTGCTGGATGTGAAGAACCTGATCCTGAACCGGTCGCACTATCTGCTCTACACCCTGGTGCCGGCCATGCAGGCACGCATGCTGATCACCTTCGACGAGGAGCTCAACCAGCTGCAGGTGCCCGTGCGCGTCGGCATTGCCATCGATGTGGTCGGACAGGCCGGCAAGCCGAAGACCATCACCGGCTTCCAGACCCACACCACGCCCGTCCTGCTGGCCATCGGCGAGCGTGCCGAGCTGGCCACCGACGAGTATCTGGCCCTCACCCCCGTCATGGAGGGATTCGTCATACTGAAAAAGAACCCCAACTTTGTTAAATAG
- the LOC128260030 gene encoding Golgi reassembly-stacking protein 2 has translation MGSSHSIHVPGGGTEGYHVLKVQDNSPGQKAGLEAFFDFIVAIAGTRLDQDNDMLKELLRQNVDKPVRLTVYSSKTQTVRELTLTPSNSWGGQGLLGVSIRFCSFEGANESVWHILEVHPNSPAELAGLRAYSDYVIGADAIRHENDDLFTLIETHEQQPLKMYVYNLDDDACREVTIKPNTAWGGEGALGCGIGFGYLHRIPVQADTVAGGSAPSAATAESSAPLLTAGGATPAVAPVATAVVSPTLPYIPPLANTFGSTNAEVRPPTIEPPAQSLFKTYFNPDEATDALTAALETQAHIAEPIPVPAAVADVSVAQVQVPAPAQPLPPPTNIFIPGVFDPSTPQNAALGGIPAAQLPFPQATAAPAAVPMFSAPQQAYMSAPAVLSYPAGAQTVPSYPQVQPSMGGLFPTQPTPLPPQMAHVFAPPVPPPASAAPPADNETSAPAIHQVGN, from the exons ATGGGCTCGAGCCACAGCATCCATGTTCCCGGTGGCGGCACCGAAG GATACCATGTACTTAAAGTGCAGGATAACTCACCTGGTCAAAAGGCAGGACTGGAGGCCTTTTTCGACTTCATTGTGGCGATTGCTGGGACACGTCTGGACCAGGATAACGACATGCTGAAGGAGCTTCTGCGCCAGAACGTGGACAAGCCGGTGCGACTAACCGTGTATTCCAGCAAGACGCAGACGGTGCGCGAACTGACCCTTACGCCCAGTAACAGCTGGGGTGGTCAGGGACTGCTGGGCGTCAGCATCCGGTTCTGCTCCTTCGAGGGCGCCAACGAGAGCGTCTGGCACATCCTCGAAGTCCATCCCAATTCGCCCGCCGAGCTGGCTGGATTAAGGGCGTACAGCGACTATGTTATCGGAGCAGATGCCATTCGCCACGAGAACGACGACCTGTTCACCCTGATCGAAACGCACGAGCAACAGCCGCTGAAGATGTACGTCTACAATCTGGACGACGACGCCTGTCGCGAGGTCACCATCAAGCCGAATACCGCCTGGGGTGGCGAGGGAGCCCTGGGCTGTGGCATAGGCTTTGGCTATCTGCACCGCATCCCTGTGCAGGCAGATACCGTGGCCGGTGGCTCTGCTCCTTCTGCTGCCACGGCGGAGTCCTCTGCTCCGTTGCTGACTGCTGGAGGAGCGACTCCAGCTGTTGCTCCTGTAGCTACTGCTGTGGTCTCACCAACGCTGCCTTATATACCGCCACTGGCCAACACCTTTGGATCCACAAACGCGGAGGTCAGACCACCCACCATTGAGCCACCAGCACAGAGCCTGTTCAAGACCTACTTCAATCCGGATGAGGCCACCGATGCACTGACCGCAGCGCTGGAGACGCAGGCCCACATTGCCGAGCCCATTCCAGTTCCGGCTGCAGTCGCTGACGTGTCTGTGGCGCAAGTTCAGGTTCCCGCACCAGCGCAACCCTTGCCGCCGCCAACGAATATCTTTATACCCGGCGTTTTTGATCCAAGTACGCCACAAAACGCTGCTTTAGGCGGAATACCCGCCGCCCAGCTGCCATTTCCACAGGCCACGGCAGCACCGGCGGCTGTACCCATGTTCTCCGCACCGCAACAGGCTTACATGTCGGCTCCGGCTGTTCTCTCCTATCCAGCCGGCGCCCAGACAGTGCCGTCATATCCCCAGGTGCAGCCCTCCATGGGCGGACTGTTTCCCACGCAGCCAACGCCGTTGCCGCCGCAAATGGCCCATGTGTTTGCGCCACC
- the LOC128259956 gene encoding polycomb protein Su(z)12 isoform X1 yields MAPAKKREKDNNADGATTNGLNCLSHGSAEASNAGSTVPPAAAEGQVKLNGHQQEQELFLQAFEKPTQIYRYLRNRHETNPIFLNRTLSYMKERMSRNNKKRASFQVNSMLDSITQKSEAVSQNYLHVIYDSLHEKLQAAASATANDSGEDVLQEHLLCEAGEPVSVETTLYKITRSKRKDSTLDFQELLSKSSQIVYNPKDRVEEHATISIPLQAMRPMGEQHTLYKLLFRIKVLAPSTCNDENAETPPNKRTRRNEKMFGSELILYEKSSGFITEGEYEAMLQPLNSTSIKSFSPKKCTWETMPDSYIPHSLTYDVYQQSPMLKFHLTLSNEQLPEIISGPELQRYVQHLDAVAAEMNHHNNNNYSNNNNCNGLKNGVGGSTLCKSTLEHIQIVYNFMYSNNTRQQTEYTQELNCPWCGLDCLRLYALLKHLKLCHARFNFTYQPAGSGARIDVTINDAYDGSYAGSPYDLAGPSGSSFARTCGPVRRTSVTSLMVCRPRRQKTCLDEFLELDEDEISNQRSYITGHNRLYHHTETCLPVHPKELDIDSEGESDPLWLRQKTIQMIDEFSDVNEGEKELMKLWNLHVMRHGFVGDCQLPIACEMFLDAKGNEIVRKNLYRNFILHMCSLFDYGLIAAETVYKTVQKLQGLLSKYAAGQELMQRQREEQLKFWLDVGMHKKQEDPKTLKSPQKPAPPADQAATSSASTSGSGAAASSMQPPKRMPAHLKRASAAAATGNQGKTAENGSNGGTNNSKNVAKKSADQPLATLANTRERRSDPGQKRSVSGTRLAAAPASKRKLSAKDNIAPGKRQRYSDGNAGTGTGNGQGSGSGNGARSNKSNNNTLPATSNNNSSSSSSNNSSNKRPIVRRRSTSERTKSSGSGAGGSGGAAGGVRTRLSVPAKYERR; encoded by the exons atggCACCAGCGAAAAAACGCGAGAAAGACAATAATGCTGATGGCGCGACCACAAATGGCCTAAATTGTCTATCCCATGGATCAGCGGAGGCGTCAAATGCTGGCTCTACTGTACCGCCGGCGGCGGCTGAGGGACAGGTCAAACTCAATGGCCaccagcaggagcaggaactCTTTTTGCAGGCCTTTGAGA AGCCCACGCAGATCTATCGCTACCTGCGCAATCGACACGAGACCAAT CCCATCTTCCTCAATCGCACGCTCAGCTACATGAAGGAACGCATGTCGCGGAACAACAAGAAGCGGGCCAGCTTCCAGGTGAACTCCATGCTGGACAGCATAACACAGAAATCGGAGGCGGTGAGCCAAAACTACCTCCACGTCATTTACGACTCGCTGCACGAGAAACTGCAGGCGGCGGCTTCGGCGACGGCCAACGATTCTGGCGAGGATGTGCTGCAGGAGCACCTGCTCTGCGAGGCGGGTGAGCCTGTGAGCGTGGAGACGACGCTCTACAAGATCACACGCAGCAAGCGCAAGGACAGCACCCTGGACTTCCAGGAGCTGCTCAGCAAGAGCTCCCAGATCGTTTATAACCCAAAGGATCGCGTGGAAGAGCATGCCACCATCAGCATTCCTTTGCAGGCAATGCGGCCGATGGGTGAACAGCACACACTGTACAAGCTGCTCTTTCGCATCAAGGTGCTGGCGCCCAGCACGTGCAACGATGAGAATGCAG AAACCCCGCCGAACAAGCGAACGCGTCGAAATGAGAAGATGTTTGGCTCGGAGCTGATATTGTACGAGAAGTCCAGCGGCTTCATTACCGAAGGCGAGTACGAGGCTATGCTGCAGCCTCTGAATTCCACCAGCATCAAGTCCTTCTCACCAAAGAAATGCACATGGGAAACGATGCCCGACAGCTACATTCCACACTCGCTGACCTACGATGTCTACCAGCAGAGTCCCATGCTCAAGTTCCACCTCACACTGTCCAACGAACAGCTGCCGGAGATTATTTCGGGGCCGGAACTGCAGCGATATGTCCAGCATCTGGATGCGGTGGCTGCCGAGATGAATCAccacaataacaataactacagcaacaacaataactgCAATGGATTGAAGAACGGCGTAGGAGGCAGCACCTTGTGCAAATCCACGCTGGAGCACATCCAGATCGTGTACAACTTCATGTACAGCAACAACACGCGCCAGCAGACGGAGTACACACAGGAACTGAACTGCCCGTGGTGCGGATTGGACTGCCTGCGTCTCTATGCCCTGCTCAAGCACCTGAAGCTATGCCACGCCCGCTTTAACTTCACCTACCAGCCGGCAGGAAGTGGGGCGCGAATCGATGTCACCATCAATGACGCCTACGATGGATCGTATGCCGGTTCGCCATATGACCTGGCCGGACCTTCGGGCTCATCGTTTGCCCGCACCTGCGGCCCCGTGAGACGCACCTCGGTCACCAGCCTGATGGTGTGCCGGCCAAGGCGCCAGAAGACCTGCCTGGACGAGTTCCTGGAGCTGGACGAGGACGAGATCAGCAATCAGCGTTCGTACATTACGGGTCACAACAG GCTTTACCACCACACGGAAACCTGCCTGCCAGTGCATCCAAAGGAGCTGGACATCGACTCGGAGGGCGAGAGCGATCCGCTGTGGCTGCGCCAGAAGACCATCCAGATGATCGACGAGTTCTCCGATGTAAACGAGGGCGAGAAGGAGCTGATGAAGCTGTGGAACCTGCACGTGATGCGGCACGGGTTCGTGGGCGACTGCCAGCTGCCGATAGCCTGCGAGATGTTCCTCGACGCCAAGGGCAACGAGATTGTGCGCAAGAATCTCTACCGCAACTTCATCCTGCACATGTGCTCGCTCTTCGACTACGGTTTGATTGCGGCCGAGACGGTCTATAAGACGGTACAGAAGCTCCAGGGACTGCTGAGCAAGTACGCCGCCGGACAGGAGCTGATGCAGCGCCAGCGCGAGGAGCAGCTCAAGTTCTGGCTGGACGTGGGCATGCACAAGAAGCAGGAGGATCCCAAGACGCTCAAGTCGCCGCAGAAGCCAGCTCCGCCCGCAGACCAAGCAGCTACCTCGTCGGCCTCCACGTCCGGAAGTGGGGCGGCGGCCAGCTCGATGCAGCCGCCCAAACGGATGCCGGCACACCTGAAGCGAGCCAGTGCAGCGGCCGCCACTGGGAATCAGGGAAAGACAGCGGAAAATGGCAGCAACGGCGGcaccaacaacagcaagaacGTGGCCAAGAAGAGCGCCGATCAGCCGCTGGCCACCCTGGCCAACACAAGGGAGCGCCGCTCCGATCCCGGCCAGAAACGCAGTGTCAGCGGAACGCGCCTGGCGGCGGCACCCGCCTCAAAGCGCAAGCTGAGCGCCAAAG ATAATATAGCGCCAGGCAAGCGGCAGCGCTACAGCGACGGAAATGCCGGGACAGGAACCGGAAATGGACAAGGAAGCGGAAGCGGAAATGGAGCCAGGAGCAACAAAAGCAATAACAATACACTGCCAGCAACCAGTAACAACAACAgtagtagcagcagcagcaacaacagcagcaacaaacgACCAATCGTCCGACGTCGCTCGACATCAGAGCGGACCAAGTCGAGCGGATCAGGAGCGGGCGGATCAGGAGGAGCTGCCGGAGGAGTGCGCACCAGGCTATCGGTGCCGGCCAAATACGAGAGGCGCTGA
- the LOC128259988 gene encoding exosome complex component MTR3 has protein sequence MLRVTQTKNSLLDGASIAEELYTTPKDGDDFFDSLSKPAKEPTKLAPRNTFIRAGVLTTVRGSAYMEYGNTKVLAIVSPPKELIRASARRMNMGVLSCYVNFAAFATGDLESVAERERHLGSMLTKAMEPVVCRTEFLNFQLDIRVLILDDDGCLLSTAINCCGVALVECGISTYDLITASTACIFRDHVFLNPSAKVEELLWKHRGNSGTSETSTPPSVQEHGLIITASMDTFEQIAQCQQCGYLSPETYVKLLDYTLAINKSLRQLVRGVLTKRVKEQHELDLREKAESALEDQRLGEIIEKLKTQGLDEFIQSNIKEDPYVKRN, from the exons ATGTTGAGAGTGACTCAAACCAAGAACAGCCTGCTCGATGGAGCCTCCATAGCGGAGGAGCTCTACACAACGCCGAAGGACGGCGATGATTTTTTTGATAGTCTGTCCAAGCCGGCAAAGGAGCCCACTAAACTGGCGCCCAGGAACACCT TTATTCGGGCCGGTGTTTTGACCACTGTGAGGGGCTCCGCGTACATGGAGTATGGAAACACCAAGGTACTTGCCATTGTGTCACCGCCAAAGGAGCTAATCCGCGCCAGCGCCCGCCGGATGAACATGGGCGTGCTCAGTTGCTATGTGAACTTTGCGGCCTTTGCTACGGGGGATCTGGAATCGGTGGCGGAACGGGAACGACACTTAGGCAGCATGCTGACCAAGGCCATGGAGCCGGTTGTTTGCCGAACGGAGTTCCTCAACTTTCAGCTGGACATACGGGTTCTGATCCTAGACGATGATGGCTGCCTGCTTAGCACGGCCATCAATTGCTGCGGCGTGGCCCTGGTGGAGTGCGGAATTTCCACATACGATCTGATTACGGCCTCCACGGCTTGTATCTTTCGGGATCACGTCTTCCTTAATCCCAGTGCCAAGGTAGAGGAGCTGTTGTGGAAGCATCGAGGCAATAGCGGCACCAGTGAAACCTCCACGCCCCCGTCTGTCCAAGAGCACGGTCTGATCATCACCGCCAGCATGGACACCTTTGAACAGATCGCTCAGTGTCAACAGTGCGGATATCTAAGTCCTGAGACCTATGTAAAACTGCTGGACTACACGCTAGCCATTAACAAGTCGCTGCGACAGCTGGTCAGAGGTGTCCTGACCAAGCGGGTCAAGGAGCAGCACGAACTGGACCTGCGCGAGAAGGCCGAGAGCGCCCTGGAGGATCAGCGGTTGGGGGAGATTATCGAGAAGCTAAAGACGCAAGGCTTGGACGAGTTTATCCAATCCAACATTAAGGAAGATCCCTATGTTAAGAGGAATTAG
- the LOC128259957 gene encoding probable prefoldin subunit 6, with protein sequence MDKNSAALYKKMQTEVESYQNLQKSCVKMVKQRALLESQLNENKCVLEELNLLGPDNKVYKQFGPVLVKQELEDSRQNVGKRIEYISKELKSSSDTLENIEKDMLKHREAIGKYQQQWQVAAAMK encoded by the exons ATGGATAAGAACAGCGCAGCGTTGTACAAAAAGATGCAGACTGAGGTTGAGTCATACCAGAACCTGCAAAAAT CCTGCGTCAAGATGGTCAAACAGCGGGCCTTGCTAGAGAGCCAGCTCAACGAGAACAAATGCGTCCTGGAGGAACTGAATCTTCTGGGACCCGACAACAAGGTCTACAAGCAGTTCGGACCAGTTTTGGTCAAACAGGAGCTGGAGGATTCGCGCCAGAATGTCGGAAAGCGCATCGAATACATCTCCAAGGAGCTAAAGAGTTCCAGCGACACCCTGGAGAATAT AGAAAAGGATATGCTAAAGCATCGGGAAGCCATAGGCAAATACCAACAGCAATGGCAGGTGGCGGCGGCAATGAAGTAA
- the LOC128259956 gene encoding polycomb protein Su(z)12 isoform X2 encodes MAPAKKREKDNNADGATTNGLNCLSHGSAEASNAGSTVPPAAAEGQVKLNGHQQEQELFLQAFEKPTQIYRYLRNRHETNPIFLNRTLSYMKERMSRNNKKRASFQVNSMLDSITQKSEAVSQNYLHVIYDSLHEKLQAAASATANDSGEDVLQEHLLCEAGEPVSVETTLYKITRSKRKDSTLDFQELLSKSSQIVYNPKDRVEEHATISIPLQAMRPMGEQHTLYKLLFRIKVLAPSTCNDENAETPPNKRTRRNEKMFGSELILYEKSSGFITEGEYEAMLQPLNSTSIKSFSPKKCTWETMPDSYIPHSLTYDVYQQSPMLKFHLTLSNEQLPEIISGPELQRYVQHLDAVAAEMNHHNNNNYSNNNNCNGLKNGVGGSTLCKSTLEHIQIVYNFMYSNNTRQQTEYTQELNCPWCGLDCLRLYALLKHLKLCHARFNFTYQPAGSGARIDVTINDAYDGSYAGSPYDLAGPSGSSFARTCGPVRRTSVTSLMVCRPRRQKTCLDEFLELDEDEISNQRSYITGHNRLYHHTETCLPVHPKELDIDSEGESDPLWLRQKTIQMIDEFSDVNEGEKELMKLWNLHVMRHGFVGDCQLPIACEMFLDAKGNEIVRKNLYRNFILHMCSLFDYGLIAAETVYKTVQKLQGLLSKYAAGQELMQRQREEQLKFWLDVGMHKKQEDPKTLKSPQKPAPPADQAATSSASTSGSGAAASSMQPPKRMPAHLKRASAAAATGNQGKTAENGSNGGTNNSKNVAKKSADQPLATLANTRERRSDPGQKRSVSGTRLAAAPASKRKLSAKDVEQAADVPEVVDHSDNAVDVGIIEDECGEVRPVGINGIANPVDDNCVGN; translated from the exons atggCACCAGCGAAAAAACGCGAGAAAGACAATAATGCTGATGGCGCGACCACAAATGGCCTAAATTGTCTATCCCATGGATCAGCGGAGGCGTCAAATGCTGGCTCTACTGTACCGCCGGCGGCGGCTGAGGGACAGGTCAAACTCAATGGCCaccagcaggagcaggaactCTTTTTGCAGGCCTTTGAGA AGCCCACGCAGATCTATCGCTACCTGCGCAATCGACACGAGACCAAT CCCATCTTCCTCAATCGCACGCTCAGCTACATGAAGGAACGCATGTCGCGGAACAACAAGAAGCGGGCCAGCTTCCAGGTGAACTCCATGCTGGACAGCATAACACAGAAATCGGAGGCGGTGAGCCAAAACTACCTCCACGTCATTTACGACTCGCTGCACGAGAAACTGCAGGCGGCGGCTTCGGCGACGGCCAACGATTCTGGCGAGGATGTGCTGCAGGAGCACCTGCTCTGCGAGGCGGGTGAGCCTGTGAGCGTGGAGACGACGCTCTACAAGATCACACGCAGCAAGCGCAAGGACAGCACCCTGGACTTCCAGGAGCTGCTCAGCAAGAGCTCCCAGATCGTTTATAACCCAAAGGATCGCGTGGAAGAGCATGCCACCATCAGCATTCCTTTGCAGGCAATGCGGCCGATGGGTGAACAGCACACACTGTACAAGCTGCTCTTTCGCATCAAGGTGCTGGCGCCCAGCACGTGCAACGATGAGAATGCAG AAACCCCGCCGAACAAGCGAACGCGTCGAAATGAGAAGATGTTTGGCTCGGAGCTGATATTGTACGAGAAGTCCAGCGGCTTCATTACCGAAGGCGAGTACGAGGCTATGCTGCAGCCTCTGAATTCCACCAGCATCAAGTCCTTCTCACCAAAGAAATGCACATGGGAAACGATGCCCGACAGCTACATTCCACACTCGCTGACCTACGATGTCTACCAGCAGAGTCCCATGCTCAAGTTCCACCTCACACTGTCCAACGAACAGCTGCCGGAGATTATTTCGGGGCCGGAACTGCAGCGATATGTCCAGCATCTGGATGCGGTGGCTGCCGAGATGAATCAccacaataacaataactacagcaacaacaataactgCAATGGATTGAAGAACGGCGTAGGAGGCAGCACCTTGTGCAAATCCACGCTGGAGCACATCCAGATCGTGTACAACTTCATGTACAGCAACAACACGCGCCAGCAGACGGAGTACACACAGGAACTGAACTGCCCGTGGTGCGGATTGGACTGCCTGCGTCTCTATGCCCTGCTCAAGCACCTGAAGCTATGCCACGCCCGCTTTAACTTCACCTACCAGCCGGCAGGAAGTGGGGCGCGAATCGATGTCACCATCAATGACGCCTACGATGGATCGTATGCCGGTTCGCCATATGACCTGGCCGGACCTTCGGGCTCATCGTTTGCCCGCACCTGCGGCCCCGTGAGACGCACCTCGGTCACCAGCCTGATGGTGTGCCGGCCAAGGCGCCAGAAGACCTGCCTGGACGAGTTCCTGGAGCTGGACGAGGACGAGATCAGCAATCAGCGTTCGTACATTACGGGTCACAACAG GCTTTACCACCACACGGAAACCTGCCTGCCAGTGCATCCAAAGGAGCTGGACATCGACTCGGAGGGCGAGAGCGATCCGCTGTGGCTGCGCCAGAAGACCATCCAGATGATCGACGAGTTCTCCGATGTAAACGAGGGCGAGAAGGAGCTGATGAAGCTGTGGAACCTGCACGTGATGCGGCACGGGTTCGTGGGCGACTGCCAGCTGCCGATAGCCTGCGAGATGTTCCTCGACGCCAAGGGCAACGAGATTGTGCGCAAGAATCTCTACCGCAACTTCATCCTGCACATGTGCTCGCTCTTCGACTACGGTTTGATTGCGGCCGAGACGGTCTATAAGACGGTACAGAAGCTCCAGGGACTGCTGAGCAAGTACGCCGCCGGACAGGAGCTGATGCAGCGCCAGCGCGAGGAGCAGCTCAAGTTCTGGCTGGACGTGGGCATGCACAAGAAGCAGGAGGATCCCAAGACGCTCAAGTCGCCGCAGAAGCCAGCTCCGCCCGCAGACCAAGCAGCTACCTCGTCGGCCTCCACGTCCGGAAGTGGGGCGGCGGCCAGCTCGATGCAGCCGCCCAAACGGATGCCGGCACACCTGAAGCGAGCCAGTGCAGCGGCCGCCACTGGGAATCAGGGAAAGACAGCGGAAAATGGCAGCAACGGCGGcaccaacaacagcaagaacGTGGCCAAGAAGAGCGCCGATCAGCCGCTGGCCACCCTGGCCAACACAAGGGAGCGCCGCTCCGATCCCGGCCAGAAACGCAGTGTCAGCGGAACGCGCCTGGCGGCGGCACCCGCCTCAAAGCGCAAGCTGAGCGCCAAAG ATGTGGAGCAGGCGGCGGATGTGCCAGAAGTGGTGGACCACAGCGATAACGCTGTCGATGTTGGTATTATTGAGGATGAATGTGGTGAAGTTAGACCCGTGGGAATTAATGGCATTGCGAACCCAGTTGACGACAACTGTGTGGGCAATTAA